From one Triticum urartu cultivar G1812 chromosome 3, Tu2.1, whole genome shotgun sequence genomic stretch:
- the LOC125543826 gene encoding uncharacterized protein LOC125543826 produces the protein MPATMPLTLSPARLLLLHRGRQAKVQQPRSLARLRCAPDEVAATTAEQQQGEEEELVLLASYRTAFNEVIMVIDSPSNRYLVLDPTRNIHSILPKKSAWTNSYWDECVSLPTVVPRGPVALLGLGAGTAAHMMLEVWPWIELIGWEIDPTVIELSRDYFGMSTLEKTTELGGSLSVHIGDALSPSATVEGGFAGIVVDLFADGEVLPQLQEVETWLEIAKKLMPDGRIMVNCGAGDTAVSLAADGDVSSWVQNPTIKALCSAFPGQLNWKRLSEKESVNYIALTGPLPDLEEWSTSVPSELSLRVKQWVPCELA, from the exons ATGCCGGCCACCATGCCGCTAACCTTGTCCCCggcccgcctcctcctcctccaccgcgGCCGCCAAGCCAAGGTCCAGCAGCCGCGCTCCCTCGCGCGGCTCCGCTGCGCCCCCGACGAGGTCGCGGCCACGACCGCCGAGCAGCAgcagggggaggaggaggagctggtGCTCCTCGCCTCCTACCGCACCGCCTTCAACGAGGTCATCATGGTCATCGACTCGCCCTCCAACCGCTACCTCGTCCTCGACCCCACCC GGAACATCCACAGCATTCTCCCCAAGAAGAGCGCCTGGACCAATTCCTACTGG GATGAGTGTGTCAGCCTACCTACCGTTGTTCCACGCGGCCCTGTTGCACTTCTAGGTTTG GGTGCTGGGACAGCAGCACACATGATGCTAGAAGTTTGGCCTTGGATAGAACTTATCGGATGGGAGATTGATCCGACG GTAATTGAATTGTCGAGGGATTATTTTGGTATGTCCACTTTAGAGAAGACCACGGAACTAGGTGGTTCACTTTCAGTGCATATTGGCGATGCACTTTCCCCATCGGCTACAGTCGAAGGAGGATTTGCTG GTATTGTTGTTGATTTATTTGCTGATGGAGAAGTCTTACCTCAGCTACAGGAA GTGGAAACTTGGTTAGAGATTGCGAAGAAGCTGATGCCCGATGGTCGAATCATGGTCAACTGCGGCGCTGGAGATACCGCCGTATCTCTTGCTGCCGACGGGGATGTTTCCTCCTGGGTTCAGAATCCCACAATCAAGGCTCTATGCTCTGCATTTCCAGGGCAA CTAAACTGGAAGAGGCTTTCGGAGAAGGAGAGCGTAAACTACATCGCGTTGACGGGTCCCCTTCCGGATTTGGAGGAGTGGTCAACCTCCGTTCCTAGCGAGCTGAGCCTGAGAGTGAAACAATGGGTGCCTTGCGAGCTGGCGTGA
- the LOC125543825 gene encoding uncharacterized protein LOC125543825 produces the protein MECNKDEALRAKEIAERKFQSRDLQGAKKFALKAKALFPDLEGIVQMITTLDVYLTSEVKIAGGKDWYSILSVDMSADDETLKKQYRKLVLQLHPDKNKSVGAEGAFQMVQEAWTVLSDKTKRALFDQKRKLIAMQQKTSQSNKTSAANGFEHFAAKAPASKASANKEKTGSATSAVRQRPPPPPPPQRPSPPPPPQRPLPCHQAAAPAPPPAAQPTFWTSCNRCKMNFEYLREYLNRNLLCPSCREPFIAKEVPMPPPEVVQAVRDSNIRGATHDASTGRKFQWGLFSRTAGPASATASSAAGAQAANMVHQTYEKVKREREEAQAAARREEALQRKHNPLKRKANVSENVNHGMGDVASGKKMKTVGNDAGVGSSSILSGPWANYVGTPGGTIPFSSNSGAFEFQGANGVIPNWRPRPSTRISVTRTFSKKDIRSILIDKMKSNLRENLKEIRSKPLQVTVNGKASEKHVVNEHVEGNETLASDDSTANKDVSADPEENGSSNSADAENEDDNTFSYTVPDPDFHDFDKDRTEESFQSDQIWASYDDEDGMPRYYAYIQKVTSLTPFKVKISYLASRTNSEFGPLNWASSGFIKTCGDFRIGKYETVDIINMFSHQIKWEKGPRGVVKIYPRKGDIWALYRNWSPDWNGDTPDNVLHVYDLVEVQDDYDEDNGISVIPLIKLTGFRTVFQHHQDRDAIKRIPKGEMFRFSHQVPFYRMSGEEAPNVPKGSFEVDPAAISKELLQGITETVKEAEGTSKC, from the coding sequence ATGGAGTGCAACAAGGATGAGGCCCTTAGGGCGAAGGAAATTGCAGAGAGGAAGTTCCAATCCAGGGACCTGCAGGGGGCCAAGAAATTCGCCCTCAAGGCCAAGGCTCTCTTTCCGGATCTCGAAGGTATTGTGCAGATGATCACTACCTTGGATGTTTACCTTACTTCGGAGGTGAAGATTGCTGGTGGGAAGGACTGGTACTCTATCCTTTCCGTGGACATGTCGGCAGATGATGAAACTCTGAAGAAGCAGTACAGGAAGTTGGTGCTTCAGCTCCATCCCGACAAGAACAAGTCAGTTGGTGCTGAGGGTGCTTTCCAGATGGTTCAAGAGGCATGGACCGTGCTGTCCGACAAAACCAAGAGAGCGCTGTTTGACCAAAAAAGGAAACTGATTGCAATGCAACAGAAGACATCTCAATCAAATAAGACAAGTGCAGCCAATGGCTTTGAACATTTCGCAGCCAAAGCACCCGCTTCCAAGGCAAGTGCAAACAAAGAAAAGACAGGATCAGCAACATCTGCAGTGCGCCAGCGCCCGCCCCCGCCCCCACCCCCACAGCGCCCGTCTCCACCCCCGCCACCACAGCGGCCGCTTCCCTGCCATCaggctgctgctccagctccacCTCCAGCAGCACAACCTACATTTTGGACCTCATGCAACAGGTGCAAGATGAATTTTGAATACCTCAGAGAGTATTTAAATCGCAATCTGCTTTGCCCTAGCTGCCGCGAGCCATTCATAGCAAAAGAGGTTCCGATGCCACCACCTGAGGTTGTTCAGGCAGTACGTGATTCAAACATCCGTGGTGCAACTCACGATGCAAGCACTGGCAGAAAGTTTCAGTGGGGTCTGTTCTCAAGGACAGCTGGTCCAGCTAGTGCTACTGCATCATCTGCTGCTGGTGCTCAAGCTGCTAATATGGTTCATCAGACGTATGAGAAAGtcaagagagagagggaggaggcgCAAGCTGCAGCAAGAAGGGAAGAAGCTCTTCAGAGGAAGCACAATCCTCTAAAAAGGAAAGCAAATGTGTCCGAGAATGTTAACCATGGAATGGGTGATGTTGCATCTGGAAAGAAGATGAAAACTGTGGGTAACGATGCTGGAGTTGGTTCTTCCTCCATTCTCTCAGGTCCATGGGCCAATTATGTTGGAACGCCTGGTGGAACTATACCATTTTCAAGCAACAGTGGAGCCTTTGAGTTTCAAGGTGCTAATGGTGTGATACCGAATTGGAGACCCAGGCCTTCTACTCGGATCAGCGTAACTAGGACTTTCTCTAAGAAGGATATTAGGAGCATTTTGATTGACAAGATGAAGAGCAATTTGAGGGAGAATCTAAAGGAGATAAGAAGTAAACCACTCCAAGTTACAGTTAATGGAAAAGCTAGCGAGAAACATGTGGTTAACGAACATGTTGAGGGTAATGAAACTCTTGCATCAGATGATTCTACCGCAAACAAAGATGTCTCTGCTGATCCAGAGGAGAATGGTTCTTCTAATAGCGCAGATGCTGAAAATgaagatgacaacactttctcctATACTGTTCCTGATCCTGATTTCCATGATTTTGACAAGGATCGTACTGAGGAATCTTTTCAGAGTGATCAAATTTGGGCTTCatatgatgatgaagatggtatGCCTCGTTATTACGCATACATTCAGAAAGTTACCTCCTTGACTCCATTTAAGGTCAAAATAAGTTATCTTGCATCGAGGACAAATAGTGAATTTGGACCATTGAATTGGGCTTCTTCTGGCTTCATAAAGACATGCGGTGATTTCAGGATTGGTAAATACGAAACCGTAGATATAATCAATATGTTCTCTCACCAGATAAAATGGGAGAAAGGTCCACGTGGGGTGGTCAAAATTTATCCGCGGAAAGGTGATATCTGGGCTTTGTACCGAAATTGGTCCCCTGACTGGAATGGAGATACTCCTGATAATGTGCTTCATGTTTATGATCTGGTTGAGGTACAGGATGATTATGATGAAGATAATGGAATTTCTGTCATTCCCTTGATTAAGCTCACTGGATTTCGAACAGTTTTCCAGCATCATCAGGACCGGGATGCCATCAAGAGGATTCCAAAGGGAGAGATGTTTCGGTTTTCACATCAGGTTCCCTTTTACAGGATGTCAGGGGAAGAAGCTCCAAATGTCCCTAAAGGTAGCTTTGAGGTAGATCCAGCTGCTATCTCTAAAGAACTTCTTCAGGGAATCACTGAAACTGTGAAGGAGGCAGAGGGAACTTCTAAATGCTGA